A section of the Xiphias gladius isolate SHS-SW01 ecotype Sanya breed wild chromosome 8, ASM1685928v1, whole genome shotgun sequence genome encodes:
- the si:ch211-106e7.2 gene encoding uncharacterized protein si:ch211-106e7.2 — MYSFAWMNGQHQQAGPTSQSSQAATLLTRDTMRNQQNGTANNSCLYRTVTVGVQPPQTAHFTFPDGAYSKTQRSNWRTSAVPHQAVSSQQPAGGKNKDYYPNVLYSNSLNSTNMQSGYPCLPVTNGFQDATKYDFNQNSAQNSKTQIPPKMMNTYIRQDMSAHHGKQSIRTWDGNVVSDLQHSRVQKSLHQNGNGKLNKPYLAYITTATSLPRQKAVCTRTLMSSPAHNRQAAHTQTHIQNFTQHGFSPSNPSTRHSTAVSQSFGNNSLTTNSSLIRQIRHDPCMKQKTQQHSGQLNSEHNNGGEATSSLNSNSNSCKYETSCFLQKTNELPLNFATDARQQMLSSSAAQVIARNADSLHKSYPAGSDDQHPVHTSSPYIGKQFVSEVRMTECSQTMKPVTSTVTESYNSNNTQLLPLPSGQSLPNTTQGVMSRTQHIVNALPPQTSAPVVFYVTTADGNGKGSKTGNAFSPENNSISKKNLVGSSRGASQLMQMPENNSPQRTDTQSSVVDNREMLEVLEMLSSVKHIDSSNHSSPGRTGTRAVAVVQPLSQDRYQVANKHTSSNTINQLSEYTATDKSLSNPEKFISPAVAENRKAANLKEGFQIYPENPNQMRSNKSIIRHSAASNDGTVVSSSDSAGSQYFSQKQLCADDKGSEQTIKLQVDQHVAPAAQQSRNSEVPLSQNANMDKSEMPAVPKACFFDLSSIPTSPWKAVALINLIQDAEKAQMELQNFTKFSSQSKLLSMFWVGNIKMLVCKLKTGWYKDLITDVKNFLSKHVTSDSVILSQVKNSSWEQLESYHVLKDNEVYSELPYRSSWLNVNEQLDDIDKEFGFPWSFRYCLQTLESGSQPDPVGTVSSIPAEIVSEVPKKVLSQTECEDKQASTIESTSSQTSSPLRRPESADCSDPYYSFEIQVLPPEEAKIIFGQVQTQSKIKQSMDMDSPPEKVMKSSVEDELPDLRHVTLSDSELENKVVSPIEQVCCIARWMEKIVGSDTPSLSKCQCKKEQSHKDCTDRTLDKEETTVQNNDKLCAIRSESKFHSAIKGENQVKAGENTDNQIITCSWSDLWNDISVTIDLTEDDEKPHSHSDKETKNISHISINDSQSSIILKSESEDEYLSSSESEIPNQIPEFGIPMSDPEEEYVQDQLITAGSSQSSSSDNTKKEIKKVFNSEVASHMPDPEEHCAQGQLTSTDVEESSFETNEEKTQISASAALQKTSSLSGKNETFERKRKTPSSHEHTNPFLKKLKKCKPSVNLDSEPIFKGAKCETVFVDATDNEPSSSNYRTVELVLFGSARQRKCVLNSDRKIHVSSPASSSDAVQRPPEVLFVNLNPSRRKSSIPTNEYSYKRVIYEKWWRSYLPTTIRRRRKLKTPESTFASLSGVSLKKAEMAGSANTKELAVSSEMKDWNGNTKRYLRRRRRRRESLSNRLRLGEENTRKDAVTLKRPDQKRSNTENGSHAVTPLKGNNVLRFSVLPNTFNFVDGSNGRKETTDPMSDNSDLVEVKDKSPSKSMTRTRGTWYSRPEKTYCLLRSPPVPKTSSLFKEFQRKFMEKTQPSTDK; from the exons ATGTATTCGTTTGCATGGATGAATGGACAGCACCAACAAGCTGGACCAACCTCACAGTCTTCACAAGCTGCTACTCTGCTTACCCGTGACACAATGAGGAATCAGCAAAATGGGACAGCAAATAACTCCTGTCTGTACAGGACAGTGACAGTGGGAGTCCAACCACCACAAACTGCTCATTTCACCTTTCCAGATGGAGCTTACTCTAAGACACAGAGGTCAAATTGGCGAACCTCAGCAGTTCCTCATCAGGCAGTTTCTTCCCAGCAGCCAGCTGGAGGGAAGAATAAGGATTACTATCCGAATGTTTTATATAGCAATAGCCTCAACTCAACTAATATGCAAAGTGGATACCCTTGTTTGCCGGTCACTAATGGATTTCAGGATGCGACTAAGTATGATTTTAATCAGAACTCTGCTCAGAATTCAAAAACCCAGATTCCACCCAAAATGATGAATACATACATTCGGCAAGACATGTCAGCACATCATGGGAAACAATCAATAAGGACGTGGGATGGTAACGTTGTGTCTGATCTCCAACATTCTAGGGTCCAGAAAAGCTTGCATCAAAATGGGAATGGAAAGCTGAATAAACCCTACCTTGCATACATTACAACAGCTACCTCACTTCCACGTCAAAAGGCAGTTTGCACCAGGACATTAATGTCTTCCCCTGCACACAACAGACAGGCTGCTCATACCCAAACTCAcatacaaaatttcacacagcATGGATTCTCTCCTTCCAATCCTTCAACAAGACATAGTACAGCTGTCTCTCAGTCTTTCGGAAACAACAGCCTTACAACAAACTCATCATTAATTAGACAGATTAGGCACGATCCCTGCATGAAGCAGAAAACTCAACAACACTCAGGTCAACTCAACTCAGAACATAACAATGGGGGAGAGGCAACCTCCTCTCTTAACTCAAACTCAAATAGCTGCAAGTATGAAACTAGCTGTTTcttgcaaaaaacaaatgagcttCCCTTAAATTTTGCTACTGATGCACGACAGCAAATGCTCAGCAGCTCAGCTGCTCAAGTGATTGCAAGAAATGCGGACAGTCTACATAAGTCATACCCTGCTGGCTCAGATGATCAACATCCAGTGCATACTAGTTCACCATACATAGGGAAGCAGTTTGTCAGTGAGGTCAGAATGACAGAGTGCAGTCAAACTATGAAACCTGTGACATCAACTGTTACTGAGAGTTATAACTCAAATAACACCCAGCTCTTACCGCTCCCTTCTGGGCAATCTTTGCCTAACACAACCCAGGGTGTAATGTCAAGAACACAGCACATTGTAAATGCACTACCTCCGCAAACCTCTGCACCAGTTGTCTTCTATGTCACAACAGcagatggaaatggaaaaggaagTAAGACAGGCAATGCATTTTCTCCTGAAAATAACAGcatctcaaaaaaaaatctagttgGTTCTTCAAGAGGTGCATCTCAGCTGATGCAAATGCCTGAGAACAATTCACCACAGAGGACTGACACTCAATCATCGGTAGTAGACAATCGTGAAATGCTTGAGGTACTTGAAATGCTCTCATCGGTCAAACACATTGACAGCTCCAATCATTCATCTCCTGGTCGCACAGGCACGAgagctgttgctgttgtgcAACCATTGTCACAAGACCGCTACCAGGTTGCAAACAAGCATACCTCTTCTAACACCATCAATCAATTGAGTGAGTACACTGCAACAGATAAATCTTTGAGTAACCCTGAAAAATTTATTTCACCAGCTGTAGcggaaaacagaaaagctgcaaatttgAAAGAGGGATTTCAGATTTACCCAGAAAACCCAAATCAAATGAGGTCCAACAAATCTATAATCAGGCATTCAGCAGCATCCAATGATGGCACTGTTGTTTCATCTTCAGATTCAGCTGGGTCTCAATACTTTTCACAAAAACAGTTATGTGCTGATGACAAAGGATCTGAACAGACTATCAAATTGCAAGTAGACCAGCATGTTGCACCAGCTGCTCAACAATCAAGAAACTCTGAGGTACCATTAAGCCAAAATGCCAATATGGACAAAAGTGAGATGCCAGCAGTTCCGAAGGCCTGTTTTTTTGACCTGTCCTCAATCCCAACAAGCCCATGGAAAGCTGTCGCATTAATTAACTTGATACAGGATGCCGAAAAAGCCCAGATGGAGttacaaaatttcacaaagtTTTCTTCTCAAAGCAAATTATTAAGCATGTTTTGGGTTGGCAACATCAAAATGTTGGTATGTAAGCTCAAGACAGGCTGGTACAAGGATTTAATCACTGATGTTAAAAATTTCCTTAGCAAACATGTAACATCAGACTCTGTCATACTATCACAAGTTAAAAATAGCTCTTGGGAGCAACTGGAAAGCTACCATGTCCTCAAAGATAATGAAGTTTATTCAGAACTGCCGTACAGATCATCATGGTTGAATGTCAATGAGCAGTTAGATGACATTGATAAAGAGTTTGGCTTTCCATGGTCTTTTAGGTATTGTCTGCAAACGCTTGAGAGTGGCAGCCAGCCAGATCCAGTTGGGACAGTTAGCAGCATTCCTGCAGAAATAGTAAGTGAGGTGCCAAAGAAAGTCTTGTCACAAACAGAGTGTGAAGACAAACAAGCGTCAACTATTGAAAGTACTTCATCTCaaacttcctctcctcttcGTCGTCCAGAAAGTGCAGATTGCAGTGATCCATATTACTCATTTGAAATCCAAGTTTTGCCTCCAGAAGAGGCCAAAATTATCTTTGGGCAagtacaaacacaaagtaaGATAAAACAGAGTATGGACATGGACAGTCCGCCAGAGAAAGTCATGAAGAGTTCTGTGGAGGATGAACTTCCTGACTTAAGACATGTCACATTGAGTGACTCAGAACTGGAGAACAAGGTAGTCTCTCCAATTGAACAAGTTTGCTGCATTGCAAGGTGGATGGAAAAAATTGTTGGGTCAGACACCCCTTCTCTGAGTAAATGCCAGTGCAAGAAGGAGCAAAGTCATAAAGACTGTACTGACAGGACACTTGATAAGGAAGAGACGACAGTACAAAACAACGATAAACTGTGTGCAATCAGATCTGAAAGTAAATTCCACTCTGCCATAAAAGGAGAGAATCAAGTCAAGGCTGGGGAGAACACTGACAATCAAATTATAACATGTAGTTGGTCTGATTTGTGGAATGATATCAGTGTAACTATTGATTTAACTGAAGATGACGAGAAACCTCACTCACAttctgacaaagaaacaaagaatatTTCCCACATAAGCATTAATGATAGCCAGTCAAGCATTATACTCAAAAGTGAAAGCGAAGATGAATATCTCTCcagcagtgaaagtgaaattcCCAACCAGATCCCAGAATTTGGCATTCCGATGTCAGACCCTGAAGAGGAGTATGTACAAGATCAGCTGATAACAGCAGGAAGTAGTCAGTCAAGCAGTTCAGACAATACtaagaaagaaatcaaaaaggTCTTCAACAGTGAAGTTGCAAGCCATATGCCAGACCCTGAAGAGCATTGTGCACAAGGTCAGTTGACATCTACAGATGTGGAAGAGTCATCATTTGAAACAAACgaagaaaaaactcaaattagTGCATCAGCTGCCCTCCAGAAAACTTCCAGTCTAAGTggtaaaaatgaaacttttgaaagaaagaggaaaacaccAAGCAGTCATGAACACACTAATCCATTCctgaagaaattaaagaaatgcAAACCTTCTGTTAATCTGGATTCAGAGCCTATCTTCAAGGGTGCAAAATGTGAGACGGTTTTTGTCGATGCTACTGATAATGAACCTTCATCCTCAAACTATAGAACTGTAGAATTGGTGCTGTTTGGCTCAGCACGTCAACGGAAGTGTGTTTTAAATAGCGACAGAAAGATCCATGTTTCATCGCCAGCATCTTCATCTGATGCAGTACAGAGGCCTCCAGAAGTTCTCTTTGTGAATCTCAATCCCTCGAGGAGAAAGTCCAGTATTCCTACAAATGAATATTCATACAAACGAGTGATTTATGAAAAATGGTGGAGAAGTTATTTGCCAACTACAATTAGGCGCAGAAGGAAACTGAAAACACCAGAGTCTACTTTTGCTTCTTTATCCGGGGTGAGTCTCAAGAAAGCTGAAATGGCTGGCTCAGCCAACACCAAGGAGCTGGCAGTTTCCTCTGAAATGAAAGACTGGAATGGAAATACCAAGCGCtacctgaggaggaggaggaggaggagggaatcTCTCTCTAACAGACTAAGACTTGGAGAGGAGAATACAAGGAAAGATGCGGTTACACTCAAACGGCCTGATCAAAAGAGAAGTAACACTGAAAACGGAAGCCATGCTGTCACACCTCTCAAGGGGAACAATGTCTTGAGGTTCAGTGTGTTACCCAACACGTTCAACTTTGTAGATGGATCCAATGGGAGAAAGGAAACCACTGATCCCATGTCAG ATAACTCTGACCTTGTTGAAGTAAAGGACAAGAGCCCCAGTAAATCTATGACAAGGACAAGAG GTACATGGTATTCACGTCCTGAGAAGACGTATTGTCTTCTACGCTCACCTCCTGTCCCCAAAACCTCCAGCCTCTTCAAAGAGTTTCAGAGGAAATTCATGGAGAAGACACAGCCATCCACAGATAAATAA